From a region of the Hemibagrus wyckioides isolate EC202008001 linkage group LG06, SWU_Hwy_1.0, whole genome shotgun sequence genome:
- the htr2aa gene encoding 5-hydroxytryptamine receptor 2A, translated as MLGHKVRNISLSCNRSMESLALSNLSNLEAWFCVGQGLEPGQRKKNWAALLIMLIVVITITGNILVIMAVTMERKLQNATNYFLMSLAVADMLLGFLVMPISMVTILYGYSWPLPAILCPLWIYLDVLLSTASIMHLCAISVDRYIAIRNPIAHSRAKSAWRARAKITAVWTISASISMPIPVLGLHDHTKVFKEESCFLTDSSFVLIGSFMAFFMPLTIMVVTYFLTINALHSEATLCLDNLVPRPRWNGSLALGFLPNEKKLFLRRSLTLSNEQKASKVLGIVFILFVVMWCPFFVTNVLVAVCDSTICHSDIISGLHNVFVWVGYLSSAVNPLVYTLFNKTYRSAFARYVRCQYREERKPLRLILVNTIPPLVYQSALAEALGGFSSPLPSKKSQLSKRIPQESVSCL; from the exons ATGCTCGGTCACAAGGTCCGTAACATCTCGCTAAGCTGCAACCGAAGCATGGAATCCTTAGCACTCAGCAATCTCTCGAATCTGGAGGCATGGTTTTGTGTGGGCCAGGGACTGGAGCCTGGGCAGAGGAAGAAGAACTGGGCAGCACTGTTGATCATGTTAATCGTGGTCATCACCATCACAGGGAACATCCTAGTCATCATGGCTGTCACGATGGAGCGAAAACTGCAGAATGCCACCAACTACTTCCTCATGTCACTGGCTGTAGCTGACATGCTCTTGGGCTTCCTCGTCATGCCCATCTCCATGGTAACCATCTTGTATG GATACTCATGGCCATTGCCAGCCATCCTGTGCCCACTGTGGATCTACCTTGACGTGCTGTTGTCCACAGCATCCATCATGCATCTGTGTGCAATTTCAGTAGACCGCTACATTGCTATCCGCAATCCAATAGCCCACAGCCGTGCCAAGTCTGCATGGCGTGCCCGTGCCAAGATCACTGCAGTCTGGACCATCTCTGCCA GTATCTCCATGCCCATCCCAGTCCTAGGCCTCCATGACCACACCAAAGTGTTCAAAGAAGAAAGCTGTTTTCTGACTGACAGCTCATTTGTGCTTATTGGCTCATTCATGGCCTTCTTTATGCCATTGACCATCATGGTGGTAACATACTTTCTGACCATAAATGCTCTCCATAGCGAGGCAACACTTTGTTTGGACAACTTGGTGCCACGACCCAGGTGGAATGGTAGTTTGGCACTGGGCTTTCTGCCTAATGAGAAGAAGCTGTTTCTGCGGCGCTCATTGACCCTCAGCAATGAACAGAAGGCATCTAAAGTACTGGGCATAGTCTTTATTCTTTTTGTTGTCATGTGGTGCCCGTTTTTTGTTACAAATGTCTTGGTGGCTGTGTGTGACTCCACCATTTGCCACAGTGATATCATCAGTGGGCTCCATAATGTTTTTGTGTGGGTTGGGTACCTGTCATCAGCCGTGAATCCACTGGTCTACACTCTCTTCAATAAAACATATCGTTCTGCCTTTGCTAGATACGTAAGATGTCAGtatagagaggagagaaaacCACTGAGGCTTATTTTAGTCAACACCATCCCTCCATTAGTATATCAGTCAGCGCTAGCTGAGGCTCTGGGAGGTTTCTCATCACCACTTCCAAGTAAAAAGTCACAACTTTCTAAAAGAATCCCTCAGGAAAGTGTTAGTTGTCTGTGA